One stretch of Daphnia pulicaria isolate SC F1-1A chromosome 8, SC_F0-13Bv2, whole genome shotgun sequence DNA includes these proteins:
- the LOC124312696 gene encoding uncharacterized protein LOC124312696, translating to MFPKQPPSQKDIFCDMLKISWLLELKMKLKQLQSLGVTKNLIRFSKANKKATLAITSKGLVTLIMESLPQSHRHEKIGLSVRYPRKMYCPSPSALQYLPQGSPFHHSLSFHEFILRNISSMVPLLVLLDQPISLAGYVRQRFRFVHHQDQQHQHTSRLGLEWLG from the exons ATGTTTCCAAAGCAACCTCCATCCCAAAAAGATATCTTCTGTGATatgttaaaaatttcttggcTGTTGGAATTAAAGATGAAGCTGAAGCAACTACAATCATTGGGGGTCACCAAAAACCTCATAAG GTTTTCAAAAGCAAACAAGAAAGCAACCTTAGCAATTACGTCAAAAGGGCTAGTGACATTAATCATGGAATCACTACCACAGAGTCACAGACATGAGAAGATTGGCTTATCAGTACGCTACccaagaaaaatgtattgtcCCTCCCCGTCTGCCTTGCAGTATCTACCACAGGGAAGTCCATTCCACCACTCTTTGTCTTTCCacg AGTTCATTTTAAGGAATATTTCCTCAATGGTGCCCCTCTTGGTTCTGTTGGATCAGCCAATAAGTCTGGCTGGATATGTCAGACAAAGATTTCGATTTGTTCATCATCAAG ACCAACAACACCAGCATACATCACGTCTGGGTTTAGAGTGGCTGGGCTAG